The genomic region TGTTGGAAATGATGAAATCATTGTGGACCTCAGGCAATCTTCCCAGCTTATATATTCCCTGTCCTATCCCCTTGCCAAGCAAGCCTCCCGAGCCGATTGCTTTCAGGGAATTGGACATCTGATAGTTTATACCCTGATGGTCAAGAGAAGGAAAAAGAAATGAAACGACTCGAAGCAACCTGTATTTTTCTGATAACAGAAGTCCTGCTGCCGGTACAGGAAGAAAGACAAGTACTGACAGCAGCCTCTTCCATGAAACACCTATCATGATACAGAGCAACAGATTGACTGCCAGATACAGCACGGAGGTAGAATAATCCCGTTGCATGAGGATAAGGACTGAAAAAGACAAGACGACAAACAGAGCCAGATAGTCTTTTACCCATTTCTCCAGAGACAATTCCATCAGTGCAGGAATAAAACAGATGGTTGCAAGCTTCACGACTTCCGAAGGCTGGAAACTAGGAATCGGTCCCAGGCTTATCCAACGCCGCGCTCCCAGGCTTTCGACTCCGAAATGTGTAAAAAGCGTCAGGAACATCAGCAGATACGCACAGCCCACAAGGGGAAAAGCCGATAGTTTCGCAATCTTTTCAAAAGGCAGCGGCTGCATGATCAGTCCGAGGACAAGGCCTGCCAAGGCAAAGATTGCCTGTTTCTTGAA from Spirochaetia bacterium harbors:
- a CDS encoding FtsW/RodA/SpoVE family cell cycle protein, translated to MEILDEGIRQQDDRLPLGQDDWFRFLCLAILLIGTGLASLYSASSFFAVSKGLPAAYFFKKQAIFALAGLVLGLIMQPLPFEKIAKLSAFPLVGCAYLLMFLTLFTHFGVESLGARRWISLGPIPSFQPSEVVKLATICFIPALMELSLEKWVKDYLALFVVLSFSVLILMQRDYSTSVLYLAVNLLLCIMIGVSWKRLLSVLVFLPVPAAGLLLSEKYRLLRVVSFLFPSLDHQGINYQMSNSLKAIGSGGLLGKGIGQGIYKLGRLPEVHNDFIISNIGEETGLIGIAFVCFLFLCYAYFGLKASSREADNENLFFSRFLLGVTLMVVFQALVNLMVCTGLLPPTGIPLPFFSQGGTNLLIVIFESSFILKGLRETEGAL